The following is a genomic window from Neodiprion pinetum isolate iyNeoPine1 chromosome 3, iyNeoPine1.2, whole genome shotgun sequence.
GGTATAATATGTGCATTGTCAAACACTTGAAATTATCGACTTTTCCTGCGCAGCATGTTACAGGGGAAATATACGACGTAGATTCAAACATGCTGAAACATTTGGACGAACTCGAAGAACATCCGACGTTCTACACTCGGGTTGAAGACGAAGTTCACCTTATTCCAGAGTCTAAATACAAGCAGGGATTATCCAAGTTTGAAGAGGTAATTTATTCTTTGTCTATACTTGAGTCTGTACGTGTcaggaatttgaaaattccaaCTCAAAACATTTCAGGTTGGAGAATTGACAAAGGCCTGGATATACTTTCTACCAAAGTTCAAATCGTCTTTGTTAGATGGACCGTTATATTCAGCGTACAGTAACGACGGAGATCACGGCCTTAAATATGCGGAAAGGTATTTACGTGATCCATCTCACAATCACCGTACAGAAGTACAGTAACGCAAGTGAGAAACAAGCTTGTTAACAAATTGGTTACATATAAAATGGCACGTATTCCATAATGAATTATGTCCATAATAccgtgtaaataaatttcgttgATTAGCGCTCGTTTAgcttaaaatataaataaatcctATTAGTTTCTACTGCATTGCAAATTGTCAAGTTTTAAAAagtttgatcaaatttttcagtgACACGGACTCTGTCAAACCGGAGGATGTTTTCTGAATCAGTCGCAGATTgttaatcaaaatttcaccTACATATCTTAACATATTCTCATACTGTGTAACGTACCGATATATAGATAATGTACGATTATATCTTCACAAaaactatacgtatatataacgATAGATTCGTAATATGGGTAAAATAGATCGCATGTTATATCGCGTATCTAACGGCATAAGTTTGTGACCAAGAAAAATGCGATTTTAGTGGCAAAAgggcgtataattttttttcctcaccatTCGCTCtgaaaatagtaaaaactTGTGTATCCCAAAtgttcgaaaataaaaacacaagGCAGGCGTAACCATCTTTCCTTCTTGGAAACGCTCTGAAAACcaatgaaatatataaataaatttaaatctgCGAAAAcccgaaatttaaaaaaaattccaattaaattgtgattaaattttaacgTTTCTGACCATATTTCCATGTTTTTACCCTAgatacgataaaaaataaataaaaaatacatgcCCTTTCgcctttttcaaaatcgcacaCGTTACGTTGTAAGTGAATCTTATTTTGTATAAAGTCAATTTgtattgatgaaaattgatataattaaatattaattaaaaagtgGAAACGTTTATCGCTGTTCGACCAACATCCGCCTGATGCCGGCAAACCGCTCCACATATTATGACAGTTCGAATTGTTTACACTTGGTAGATGGCAGCACAAAAGGGATGCCACCATTTCTGTTAATACTAGGGGTCACACACAGGCATTCAGGCAACCAACAGACTGACACACACAGTCAGAGATTCAGGTAACCAGACAGACACACACAGTTCAGTTGAAGGTAGTGACGCGAACGacggaataaatatttttgttcaatcgAAAAGGAAGCAAAAGTGACAAGTCCCAGGGTTGTGGTGTGTTTATTTTAACCAAAGCTGTTACGTAGTGCGTAAATATACAAATGCAACAATGTTTGTGATCATGGATTGTTTCCTATAGTAGAGCGAatgagtgatttttttttatcacgcaCAATATCGTCAAGTAtcgaggaagaaaaaacgacTGTTTAACCCATTGTGCTAATTTCGCCCAGTTAGCTGTAATCGCAAACTGCATTAAGAGACAGCAAAGCGTACctaaaagagagagagagacctTGGACGGTTTTCTTTGTACACCTAGATAACAAACCGGGTAATTTCACCCGCCCAACAAAACCTTGTTCAAGGAAAGTGCACATACACATTATAAACCTCCGTAACTTGTATACGCTGCAGGTTGCGCACAAAGGTGAAAACGTCACGGTATTTCGGTGAGATAATACTTACTTAGCGAAAAGTATTGTAATTGACTCCCGTCAACAACGTCGTTgacggaaataaaaaaaaaagaaaagaaaacaaaaaaacaatatttcataCATATTCACATAAATTTGTGTAATGTACCCAACGACGCGTCGTACagagcaaaaaaatatcatcacCTCAAGAATTAACTTCGTACATTCGAAAAGGAAAGGGATCTTCATACACccgaaaaaaatgttcaaaaactCGATACATCatcgaaatttaattataagTTTGTTAAATCTTCACTGTGTCTAAACGCTACGAACATCtatactacattttttttcacacttccACCGTCAATGATTTCTTTCTTCGTACaaacatacacacacacgtacaatCCCACACAGGCAGatgtgtgaaaattgaaatggacagaattataaattgaaaagagGCACAATagaaaaagcaaaagaaaCATATAAGTCAAAACGCTGAAAGTCGCCGGGGTGAAAGATGCACGTTGAAAATATCTATTCTTGCTGCAATTAGAAAAGGCAATAGTTTATCATCGAGCTAATGACTCAGTGCTAAAATATCAGCGATTAGCGACCGACAAGGATATCAACGACAGAATGAAGCTGCTGGAAAGTACTCGCTTTGAAGCCATCAACAGTGCGTTGTGGATTAAAACCGGTGACAGTAAAATCCTAGGGCGGTAAGTTGAATTCATCTTTGGCAGATGGTCAAACAGCTTCAAGGCgttaacaaaattttgtatattcaaaacaAGATCTTATCCGCATCACTGGCTTAACTGATAAATTTCTCTTGTCAGAATGCATAACGATCAGGGCAAGATAAACGACTCTTTTTAGATTTAGATAACGATTAACGTTTGCTTTATGAATTACAGGATTGAGAGCTACTCGTGCAAAATGGCGGGAAACGACAAACAGCTCTATAAACGGTTCAACGCAGAGCAGGGAGTCACTCCTCATGACCTCCAAGCTTTGTCGCCTCCGCAAACTTCGTTAGGAGCATCGCCGGCACAAAGCTATTTCAGGTGAACGATCGGAGGCGTTTCTGTTGCAACAAAGCTGAGGAAAACAAACGGTCGACAActtgtattaatttttcatcgtcgtgttttgtttctttatcgACAGTCACAGCATTTCTGGGGACGAAGATGGTCCGTTGTGCGACACAATAAGCAGAAAGACTTTATTTTACCTTATCGCAACGCTGAACGCAGCTTTTTATCCAGACTACGATTTCTCAGATGCTAAAAGTCACGAGTTCAGCAAAGAGCCAAGCCTTCAATGGGTCATGAACGCCGTTGATAGCAATCTCAGCGCCACTGCAGGGGATTATTATCGTACCCTGCGCTCTGCACTTTGGACAGCCGTTGAAGATGAAATCTCAATGGGAGAATGTGACATTTACAGGTAGCTTGTTCATCGTTGTAATTTTTGTCATCCTGTTGAAACAGATTGTGTTATTAAATTATCCAAGAAATATTCGAAATggtttcattttcatcgtttCAGTTACAATCCAGATTTAGCTTCCGATCCGTTCGGGGAAGATGGATGCCTCTGGTccttcaattattttttctacaacaAACGACTCAAGAGGATTGTATTTTTCACGTGCAGAGCAATAAAGTAAGTATCGAAAAACATCGGAATACTGACGTCTCATTTTTATCCATCCCGTTTGTCGTCGTTCTGAGTTTTTATTTCTCAGCAACTAAAGACGTACACATAATGTTGCTTCAACGGCAAAGAGTCCATCGACATTCAGCTACCCAAACACCTGCGAAATACGTGATTAGTATGATGTAATATAACAGAGtgactttgtttatttttgtcaCAGCCCGATTTACACATGGGATTCTGGCGTTGGCAGTGATTTTGCAATGGACGAGGATGATTAAATATCAACACTAAGAATGTTTCTGCAATATTTTAGGTCACACTCCTTAAACTACAACTTAAATGTCAACTTTCacatttgattttcttttttagcaACTCTTGATATTTCAAATCAATGAGTATCTCAAACTAtagtattttcatttatgtTACAATCTTTACCTCTGCTTGTAGGAATCTTTTTGTATTATTAGCTGCGTTAAGAATGCAGGTTTGTTTCCAATTAGGAattaaaactaaaaataaaagccAAAGAAATTACTAGATGACCAGGCATTTCTTAGTCTTtggataaatattatttttcaaagatatcACGTTCCAAATGtcagattcaattttcaaacttgtttTTACAACTGACGAAGCGTTAAATtatgttgtttcattttcgAACGTATTATTCAGTATTTGAGCTTAGATCTGAGAAGCAAACGATTGTTGATATGCCTGAAAAATCCATCCAACCATTTGTGTAAACGAGTTTTCTCTTATTGATGTTACAAACATGTCAGTGAAACTCAGCTTCTGTAGATTTGAATTAGTCCATTTTTCTTCGGGTAGTCACATCATCTGCAGaattaggtatacatataatgttaATCCAGGTATTAAACCGAACATCCCTGCAGTCTTGACAAGATATTGAATATTACTGTACAATTGTTGcacatttttattcaccaAGGAACTCTTCAATTTCTGTGCATATACAAATGCTTCTTCAAAACTCCACGACGAAATGAAACTTTGCTATCGTTGTTGGAATTTTGCTTCGCTACTCGCATTTTCGCCAAGAagcgttttttttctatttctggTCACATTGCTTCATCCGTATTGTTAGTAGATTACggtagtaatagtaataagtACTATTTTAAAAGATAGATATCGTTTTAAATCTATGAAAATAGAATCATATAGTTTGCAAAACAACGGCACTTAATTCCGTacatattaaatttattgttgctataaacaataaaaacatCGTACTTGCTGCAAATCCGgtaataacaaaatatttatctaATCAGAACGTGCCTTGTCAAAGAAATGGTAGTTCGATTAAGTATATTATGTTACTTTACAAACGTTCATTTGCATTAATATTTCGTAGTCTTAGTATCAAATGTACATGTGATTCTTTTACcagataatttttgtttctacgaGTAGTTACTGTTGACCATGCCAACTACGttcatttcaaattgaatttatattttttcatttgtctTCACTCGTCACGGGATAAAGGGAAGTTAATTTTCTTTGcaaaatatatacctatacttaTAGTAGCATGTCTATAAGAAATGTCGAAACTTGATTTTAGATTGTGATTAAATTATCCAATTAAGTATCAAATACTTAATGGGTAACAGCAGGCGCAGAAATTAGGGGATAATAATCCATTTGGTAAAATAAACCGGTGtctattctctttttttttttttcttctaccagTTAAAAAGGTGATTAATTTCTATATACATCAGTCGAATAGAAACTGATGTATTTGAGTTCATAAAAGAACATTATGGGTTCATTACTGATGACTAAACATGGTGTTTGGACCAGATTTTTTGCTGACGCGAGCTTTAAAAGTAGATAGTAACGTGGTCAATAATTGTATTTGTAACATTTAAAAActgtgtgttttgtttttcttttttttttttttcttcttttttgttgaGTACTTCTAGTAATATCGGTCTGTCAGTCGTAAGCAGTGGCACAGATTTTCTTATACTTTCGAAATTCTTTGACAATCAACAAATCCTAATGGAAATTAAATGTCATATTTACTAAAATATcaataacataaaaataacAGTCTAAACGACTCTAACAGTTTATAGTGATATATACGACAGATTATTatctatgaaaaatataataaaattagaaaaacgtAACGAAGGCAAATATTGTGCCGCGTTTACGAAGCTATTAGGATAATTTTAATATATCTCAGAGACGTACTATTTGGTGTAAACTAATGATTAAGAAAAATACCATTTATttacaaagagagagagagaaaatagagagagagcgagagaaaggATATTTTAAGATAAGAATTATATTTGCGATTCattaattgattataaaaatactGACAAATTTATgctaatttgaaattttgcataaatttaccaaaaattttcgattaatGTATCGGTAAATAATATAAGTatgtatttgaataaataacgaTCTAATACTGTAATTTTGAACATAATAAGTATGACGAAAAGCGTTACGGCTCAGAGCAAAAGATTAGGCCTGTCATTTAATTAAAAGGCTGCATATGATTTGAGATGTAAGAGAGAGTACTacttattttgaaatttaattccaCTTAAAAAGCATATGTATCTCAcagtaaataattataatacatgtataatattaataataacattaaCAACAGCAATAGtttcattataaaattaataattatacttcGTTTTAAGTGTGTTATTATATTCTATAATCAAAAAGTACAGAAGCAAAGTAGACATATCACCTGAGAGCGATTTTAAAATCTGACTTCAATacccatacatatatacgctGCTGCTTTTAAATTTGCGCACCGAATTCGAAACACATAAAAGTATTATATCAATTTGCGTTTATTTGCCCGTTCAATAAAAGTAATCATTAAATGGATCGTTTAtgcctttcttttctttttctgaatcataatacttttcattcgttttattattaataccgATTTATTCACCGATTCGATTATCGGTACATCATCACATCTGGCGACTGATACATGCACATGTAAGCGTCGCACAGTAATCGCTTAGCGTGTTCAGGTAGCTGTCGATCATCAGTCAATTCGGCTAAGTAGTGTGCCCCATCTTCACTTAACCAGTACGGAAAATCGGGGCACGGAACCATCTCTGGTATGTTATAACCATTTTGTTCTCCtggataataaaaaaatttctt
Proteins encoded in this region:
- the LOC124214811 gene encoding putative gamma-glutamylcyclotransferase CG2811 isoform X1 produces the protein MYENLFKSPLQRVFLYGTLKRGEPNHKLIETKNNGYAKFIGIGRTVAKYPLVIATKYNVPFLLKQPNVGNHVTGEIYDVDSNMLKHLDELEEHPTFYTRVEDEVHLIPESKYKQGLSKFEEVGELTKAWIYFLPKFKSSLLDGPLYSAYSNDGDHGLKYAERYLRDPSHNHRTEVQ
- the LOC124214811 gene encoding putative gamma-glutamylcyclotransferase CG2811 isoform X2, whose amino-acid sequence is MYENLFKSPLQRVFLYGTLKRGEPNHKLIETKNNGYAKFIGIGRTVAKYPLVIATKYNVPFLLKQPNVGNHVTGEIYDVDSNMLKHLDELEEHPTFYTRVEDEVHLIPESKYKQGLSKFEEVGELTKAWIYFLPKFKSSLLDGPLYSAYSNDGDHGLKYAESDTDSVKPEDVF
- the Maf1 gene encoding repressor of RNA polymerase III transcription MAF1 homolog; the encoded protein is MKLLESTRFEAINSALWIKTGDSKILGRIESYSCKMAGNDKQLYKRFNAEQGVTPHDLQALSPPQTSLGASPAQSYFSHSISGDEDGPLCDTISRKTLFYLIATLNAAFYPDYDFSDAKSHEFSKEPSLQWVMNAVDSNLSATAGDYYRTLRSALWTAVEDEISMGECDIYSYNPDLASDPFGEDGCLWSFNYFFYNKRLKRIVFFTCRAINPIYTWDSGVGSDFAMDEDD